A window of Chitinophaga sp. MM2321 contains these coding sequences:
- a CDS encoding NAD(P)H-dependent oxidoreductase: MDILQKLEWRYAVKKFDAARKLSAAQLDRIIAATRLSASSYGLQPYKILVVENPAVREQLRKASWNQTQITDASHLVVFARYNDLQASHVDDYTKNIAATRNINPEDLAGFAGVMKGTVNRLDAKDAAVWTSKQAYLALGTLLTAAAAEDIDACPMEGFDAAQYDEILGLKDKGLATVVIAAIGFRADDDVMQHAKKVRKPMDELVEMI, translated from the coding sequence CAGAAAGTTGAGTGCTGCACAGCTGGACCGTATTATTGCCGCTACAAGGCTTTCCGCCTCCTCTTATGGCTTACAGCCGTATAAGATCCTGGTGGTAGAGAATCCGGCAGTAAGAGAACAACTGAGAAAAGCTTCATGGAATCAGACGCAGATTACAGATGCCTCGCATCTGGTAGTGTTTGCCAGGTATAACGATTTACAGGCGTCTCACGTAGATGACTATACGAAAAATATCGCGGCTACCCGTAATATCAACCCCGAAGATCTGGCAGGTTTTGCCGGTGTTATGAAGGGAACCGTAAACCGGTTGGACGCAAAGGATGCAGCAGTGTGGACTTCCAAACAGGCTTACCTGGCACTGGGTACACTGCTCACCGCAGCAGCTGCTGAAGACATTGATGCCTGCCCGATGGAAGGCTTTGATGCTGCACAGTATGATGAAATTTTAGGACTCAAAGATAAAGGACTTGCTACTGTAGTAATAGCTGCAATTGGTTTCAGAGCGGATGATGATGTGATGCAACATGCTAAAAAGGTACGTAAGCCAATGGATGAATTGGTAGAGATGATTTAA
- a CDS encoding OsmC family protein, with product MKRFASANWQGTGKEGKGTVSSQSTVLNNTQYSFSSRFEDGIGTNPEELIAAAHAGCFTMKLSFVITGAGLTPGNIDTKCTITLDNGAITSSHLEVKASVPGLDAAKFAEMAADAKANCPISKLLNTDITMDAVLV from the coding sequence ATGAAAAGATTTGCATCTGCCAACTGGCAAGGCACTGGTAAAGAAGGTAAAGGAACCGTGAGTTCACAATCCACTGTACTGAATAACACACAGTACTCCTTCAGCAGCCGTTTTGAAGACGGTATCGGCACTAACCCCGAAGAGCTAATTGCTGCTGCTCACGCCGGCTGTTTCACCATGAAACTGAGCTTCGTGATTACCGGCGCTGGTCTCACTCCCGGTAACATCGATACTAAATGCACCATAACCCTCGATAATGGCGCTATTACTTCCAGCCACCTCGAAGTAAAAGCCAGCGTTCCTGGTCTGGATGCAGCAAAATTTGCTGAAATGGCCGCAGACGCTAAAGCGAACTGCCCTATCAGCAAACTGCTGAATACCGATATTACCATGGATGCCGTACTGGTATAA
- a CDS encoding pirin family protein, with protein sequence MEKIIHRADSRGYANHDWLKSHHSFSFANYYDPNRIHFGALRVLNDDFIKGGMGFGAHPHDNMEIVSIILDGGMEHRDNTGRQAVIRRNDVQVMSAGTGIMHSEFNASKTEDANMLQIWVFPKERNVTPRYDQRTFDPTARENALQVVISPDAADDALHLNQDAWFSLGKFDAGQQIDISSKVPGIGSYLFLISGEIKVADEILHTRDAIGLSDYNKITVDILKPAEFLLIDIPMLN encoded by the coding sequence ATGGAAAAGATTATTCATCGTGCAGATAGCAGAGGTTATGCCAATCATGATTGGTTAAAGAGCCATCACTCATTTAGTTTCGCAAATTATTACGATCCCAACAGGATTCATTTTGGTGCATTGCGTGTACTGAATGATGATTTTATAAAGGGTGGAATGGGCTTTGGCGCGCATCCACACGATAATATGGAAATTGTATCTATCATCCTGGATGGTGGGATGGAACATCGTGATAATACCGGCAGACAGGCAGTGATACGCAGAAACGATGTACAGGTAATGAGTGCAGGTACCGGTATCATGCATTCAGAATTTAATGCTTCCAAAACGGAAGATGCGAATATGTTACAGATCTGGGTATTTCCTAAAGAACGGAATGTAACACCAAGATATGATCAACGGACATTTGATCCGACTGCACGTGAAAACGCGCTACAGGTAGTGATTTCACCGGATGCCGCGGATGATGCACTGCACCTGAACCAGGACGCATGGTTTTCATTAGGAAAGTTTGATGCCGGTCAGCAAATTGATATTTCATCAAAAGTTCCCGGTATAGGCAGCTACCTGTTTTTGATCAGCGGAGAAATAAAAGTTGCAGATGAAATACTGCATACACGTGATGCTATCGGCTTGTCTGATTACAACAAAATAACAGTTGATATACTGAAACCGGCAGAGTTTTTGCTGATAGATATACCGATGCTGAACTAA
- a CDS encoding mechanosensitive ion channel family protein produces MQSFLAQQYWHNTVQDYCIALGTFIVIVLLILILKKIILKRIKNWASGTERKFDDFFVRGFERTVVPLLYIGGIYIALQQLTLAPKVDKWTGIFFSICVTFFVVRAVTTLLQFMFVSYLSGQERGEEKTKQVKGIMVVVSALIWGIGILVLLSNWGFNVTTFVAGLGIGGIAIALAAQTILGDLFSYFVIFFDKPFEIGDFIIVQDKLGTVEYIGIKTTRLRSLSGEQLVFSNTDLTNSRVHNYKRMATRRIVFKFNVALDTPRDKLALIPGMVKKAVADAGNAFFDRSHLLNFGDFCIVYENVFIVQSGDYNLYMDIQQAINLQLFEAFEKEGIKFGIPTQNLFLNQRATETTEKL; encoded by the coding sequence ATGCAATCATTCCTGGCACAACAGTATTGGCACAACACGGTACAAGATTATTGCATAGCACTTGGCACTTTCATCGTCATTGTTTTGCTCATTCTGATCTTAAAAAAAATTATACTAAAAAGAATAAAAAACTGGGCTTCCGGAACGGAACGTAAGTTTGATGATTTCTTTGTAAGAGGTTTTGAACGCACAGTTGTTCCTTTATTATATATCGGAGGCATATACATTGCACTGCAGCAGCTCACACTAGCACCTAAAGTTGATAAGTGGACAGGCATCTTCTTTTCTATCTGCGTTACCTTTTTTGTTGTACGTGCGGTCACGACTTTACTGCAATTCATGTTTGTAAGTTATCTCTCCGGACAGGAAAGAGGCGAAGAGAAAACCAAGCAGGTGAAAGGTATCATGGTGGTGGTATCCGCATTGATATGGGGTATTGGCATATTGGTGTTGCTGAGTAACTGGGGCTTTAATGTGACTACCTTTGTGGCCGGTCTGGGTATTGGTGGTATTGCCATTGCACTGGCTGCGCAAACGATCCTGGGTGATTTATTCAGTTACTTTGTTATCTTCTTCGACAAGCCATTTGAAATAGGTGATTTTATTATTGTGCAGGATAAACTCGGCACGGTAGAATATATCGGTATTAAAACTACACGTTTGCGCAGTCTCAGTGGTGAACAGCTGGTATTTTCAAATACTGATCTGACCAATTCGCGCGTGCATAATTACAAGCGGATGGCAACGCGGCGTATCGTATTTAAATTCAATGTTGCTTTAGATACGCCGAGAGATAAGCTGGCATTGATTCCTGGCATGGTAAAAAAGGCGGTGGCTGATGCAGGGAATGCATTTTTCGACAGATCACACCTGTTGAATTTTGGCGACTTCTGTATCGTGTATGAGAATGTTTTTATTGTGCAGTCAGGAGATTATAACCTGTATATGGATATACAGCAGGCCATTAACCTGCAATTATTTGAAGCATTTGAAAAAGAAGGGATTAAATTTGGCATTCCTACACAAAATTTATTTCTTAACCAACGGGCAACTGAAACAACGGAGAAATTATAA
- a CDS encoding HAD-IIB family hydrolase codes for MLLATDLDGTFLGGTAADKEELYSLLNNREDIQLVFVTGRGIRSVLALLENPAIPKPEYIICDVGATVTHLASMAPVEPVQAGIAARWPGGHVRETLKSVKGLLHQEAHQQYRCSYYYDDATDIDTARSVATSLHCDLILSAGKYLDILPKGVNKGNTLQQLLGVLALPHEQVLVAGDSMNDYSMYEMGFKGVVVGEAEPELLVRTKGMPNVLRAQRSGAGGILEAMEFFPEFGIYL; via the coding sequence ATGTTATTAGCGACAGATCTTGACGGTACCTTCTTAGGTGGTACAGCAGCAGATAAAGAAGAATTATACAGTTTATTGAATAACAGGGAAGATATTCAACTGGTGTTTGTAACGGGAAGGGGTATACGTAGTGTACTGGCATTACTGGAAAACCCTGCGATACCAAAACCGGAGTATATCATTTGTGATGTGGGTGCCACCGTAACACACCTGGCCTCCATGGCGCCTGTAGAACCAGTACAGGCCGGTATTGCAGCGCGTTGGCCGGGAGGGCATGTCCGGGAAACACTGAAAAGCGTGAAAGGATTACTTCACCAGGAAGCGCATCAGCAATACCGTTGTTCCTACTATTATGATGATGCTACAGATATCGATACCGCCAGATCAGTGGCTACTTCACTGCATTGTGACCTGATCCTGTCTGCGGGGAAATACCTGGACATATTGCCAAAAGGAGTGAATAAAGGAAATACGTTACAACAACTGTTGGGCGTGCTGGCATTACCACATGAACAGGTATTGGTGGCCGGTGATTCCATGAATGATTATTCCATGTATGAAATGGGCTTCAAAGGCGTTGTAGTGGGAGAAGCCGAACCGGAGCTGTTAGTCCGTACCAAGGGGATGCCCAATGTATTGCGGGCACAGCGTAGCGGCGCCGGAGGAATCCTCGAAGCCATGGAATTTTTCCCTGAGTTTGGCATCTACCTGTAA